The DNA sequence atgactcccgtcaacgtcgatggaagtattttgaagatgaaggcttttccattctctctaatggacaaagccaaagattggttgtatgaactagctcccggaaccgtcacatcatgggagagtatgaagagggcatttctggagaagtttttcccaacttctcgaatcatccttctacgtaaaaggataagtggaattcagcaagatgaaggtgaatcttttcctacatattatgaacgttttaaatcacttgttgcttcttgtccacaacatcagatgaaggaggagttacttctacaatacttctacgaggggctcctaccaattgtacgtcaaatgctcgatgcctcggcgggtggagcattggtggacaagacacccatggctgccaaggtcttaattgctaatcgagcgttgaacgctcaacaatacaaaggagtaggccaaagaggacccccacggcagcaagttaatgaggtaagttccacacccgacattcattcacaattagctaatcttacttccattgtgtctcagatggccgaaggaatgaggatgcaaggaccaattgtatgcggagtgtgttctatccaaggacatgcttctgagaagtgcccacaactaattgaaaatggtggatgggaaagcgcaaatgcaattggatttcaaggccaaaaccaaccaagaaacgatccatattctaacacatataatccaggttggagagaccacccgaacttcaagtggagggagccccaacaaccaccacaacaaggaggctttagacaacaacccctgggtttcttcactaagccatacgcacccacacatgcTCCATAACAATCTAccccaaatgcttcaggtacgtccctagacaatgatacacttcttaagttactaactaatttgtctcagaggcaagagaatcaagccaaagcaatgcaaaatcaagaaaaaaaaggtggatcaattggagaaacaaattgggcagattgcagattttgtagggtaattccgagaccaaggcaagctcccaagctctaccattccaaacccaaagagagggttcgaaacggccaaagcaatcaccttgagaagtggaaaagaagttggcattaCATCCAAACCATCCAAAACAGGTCCTAATGAAGAAGGGAAgttgcaacatgaagaggaggatgcaagcaagcccacggcaagggtacaaacacccttgccgcaactaCCTAGGCACCCTAATGCATCCAACTCATCCAATTCGGCCACCAagggtaagttgggttcaaattcgattaattctaaccccattccacccaatgttccttttcctcacagatttttgcaaacaaagaaggaggagcatgagaaagacattcttgagacgtttaggaaggtccaagtaaacattcctttacttgatgccattaagcaagtgcccaggtatgcaaagtttttaaaagagttatgcacaactaggaaaagaatttcaaacaaagaagttgtgaaagtaagtgaaaatgtatccgcggttttgcaacgaaagttacctccaaaatgtaaggatccagggagctttactatcccatgcataattggaaacactagatttgaacaatgcatgttagatttaggtgcttctattaatgtcatgccatattccatttatgcatctatgaaccttggtgagttaaaacaagatggcgttataattcaattggccgatcgttctaatgtttatcccaagggagtccttgaggatgttttagtgcaggtcaatcatctcatctttcctgcagatttttatgtcttagaaatggaggattcgagccatgctccatcattgccaatcttgctaggccgtccgttcatgaaaacagcccaaacaaagattgatgtggccaagggagcactaacaatggagtttggtggtgatataattaaattcaatgtttatgactctattaagaatcctaacgatagtcattcttgttttgtcatagatgtgcataaggacatagggccgaaaggatccacacttatcacgaaggatgtatcaagaaccaccattggagaagaacttggagtgattgccctacaaccacccaatatggccgaaagtagccatggtgacattgttgatagggctgccgattttgagccttcaccacaatatgtttgtaagtcttcaatcccaatttcaattcccatttcaattaataggttgttaccttctttggtgcaggtgcccaaccgatttaaaggtggtgggagcatttacatggactttcgaaaccaaaacaccaccatcagggaggatcactaccccctcccattcattgagccatattatgaaagtgttgaagggcatgttgtggaggagatcccattgcatgccgtgggctccaatggggaATGAACAcaccatcgtccggctgcaagacgttaaagcaagcgcttcgtgggaggcaacccatgcaatcaccaaggagaagatggcatttacactccataaccagatttgcgtccctagcctcttctctttgttatttacattctgccatgcttagtgtgtttagttgttgttgtgTGTCTACACCACCACTACCGTCGCCCACAGCCTCCGCTAAGAAGCCCCAGCCACTGCCGTGGACCCAAAAGGAGACAGTGCAGCTAAGGAAAGTCCAGCAGAACTCGAGTCAATGGGAAGATTTGGTTGTGACCGTGGCAACCAGGTGAAGCTACAAGTATGGCGAGCCATCGAAAGCCTTACGCAGTGCCATCGAAAGCCTTATGCAATGCCCCAGCAAGATGGAGAAGCTCCTGTAACGACACCACATTGTGAAGAAGCGCCTCGGACAGATAACCAATTCCGGCTGGCCCTTCTTCGAGAACTAGGGAACCATCATCCTCATGCCTTACCTTTCTTCTTCCCTAGTTCATTCGTCTCCCCTCCCTGAGATTAAACTCCACCCCTTTTGCAAAACCCTAAAGTTAGcccccatttctctctctagaagccATGTCTATTCTATATTGCCTTCGCCATGCAGCCCTCACCCGCCACACATGCCACTTCTCCACGGCGGCCCCACTCTCCTCCAAGGACGAAATCTGGGTTTTTGAATTGGGTACCAAgagccctttttttttaattcaggaTTTTGAATTGGGTACCCAAGTGGGATTAGGATTTatgggttttgaatttgatgatTTTATGTAGTGTTCAGTAATGGTGGTGGGGTTAGGTGAAGATTTGAAAGGATTTGGGGAGAAAGTGCAGTTGGAAGAGTGAGTGAAGTGGTTAGGGTTTTTAGGGGTTTGGAGGTTTTGATCAGTGAGGTAGGTGGAGGAAGCATACAATGATGAGTTAGGATGAGAGAGTCTTGAAAGCTTGGAGCTGAATCCGCGTGTGTTCATGGCCACCATTTTTGTTCAACCAAAAATTTACAGAGAGGGAAGGGACGGAactggggaagaagaagggtgAGGGTGATTATAGGGAGTGGGTCCtaatttttaatagaatatttaaataaatttatgatttaatttttttatatttaattaatatttttatctagTTGGATTAGAGAGTAGGGTCCATCTTaagccacgttagcatttaatagaaaaattaacagaaaaactgacggatgtatgacattgaaacgAATTCAtaagatgagatatgacattCTCATTTTTTAaccatgaggtatgagattgtgctTCAATccatagttaaggtagttttttataatttatcctaaaaaaaatatagaaaacatACAAATCGGTTCTTGAACGAGAGGAAGTGAAAGGActtaaaccaagaaaaaatttAGTCTTTGGTCGCACAATCGCTCGATGCTAggttagatttttatttttatttttggtcaatGCTAGGTCAGATTCGTGCACACATCAATGCACAAATTTCAATCTCCAAATGTTTATCCGTACAACTAGTACTTGTGTGATGAGCTTGTAAGCGTAACATTGTTTATTTATCAGATCTTCCTGCAAATGAACTAAGGCTAATTTTAACAGATGTGGTTTTAATGCTACATAATATTTAGTTCTACGAGTGTTTTGTCTGTTAGTTTGGATTTCTTTAAGTATTAAGTCTATTATTTTCAATCACAATTATTCATTTCTCGCATCACTCACTATTACTTAAggttaaaagaaaatttgaactttaAGTGGGTGGCTCCTAGAGTTCCTTGTTTCTATTTTGAAAGTCTGCTCCCAACCATTTCCTAGATTGCAAATATCATcttcgttttttattttattattattattattattttttaacaaacaatattatttacactaagaaggaaaaggagaggACTGAGCCTTATAATAAGTTagtaataatatagttcaactttatttttgacgagaatcgaacttaaaatgtaacatcccacatcgttcaggaaagtgatccttaaatgtatattctcattcctacctaccacgaggccttttgggagctcactggcttggggttccttaggaactccgaagttaagcgagaaaggggttagagcaatcccatgataggtgatccactgagaagttgctcgtaagttcccaaaaataaaatcgtgagggaatggtaagcccaaagcggacaatatcgtgctatagtggtggagtgggcccgggaagtgatccgccccgggccgggatgtgacataaaatctctcacttataagtgaagattgAGGACGTGGAATTTCAACGTTTATATGATAAGGGCAAAACATGAAAGATGAAGAGGACTCGTTCAGGCGTTTTTAGCTCAAAATTTCGATGTTGGAGTTGAGTTGTGGAGTTCTAGGCTCAAATTTCCAACACTCAGGACTCATTCAAGAATCTTGAAGCTGAAAGTAGATGTCAGTGCCCATTTTCTACAGATTTTGTTGATAGCCGAGTGGgtatatttttttacaatttcttTTGGATTCTccttttttagtttgttttgttcgATAATTTTCCTCTTAGTTTGGCtgactatttttttttgggtttttatttgtgGATTATTGTTGCCTCTTTGGCTATCGAGGCCACCATTTTTGAGGTATTTTTCTAATCTCTCATTTGTTTACCCAATTCTACTTTTGGATTTGATTCTTGACTGACGGGATGTTGTAATAATAATGTTTAgtattctttaattttcttttgaatttgggAAATCAAATTATCCAATGGAAATAAACTGTTACTTTACAATATGCCATCAAGTTTAGAACGATGGCTATGAATGCCCAAGTCATGATTAATGCCTGTATTAGTTCATTCGAATTTGATGTTCTCTCATATGGTCAAGAAGTATATACAGCTGTCTTTATACTTAAGAGAAATTAAGTACATTGGACAACATCATTCGTcctctttgtttttttaattacttttttaaaTCTATTTTCCCCCTCAATTCTTCTGCCATGCCCcttcatttggttttttattttgctaCAGGTTTTcatttgaaaggaaaatattaCATTTTACTAATTCCACGTCGCTACTCTACTCAGccttatgatttttttttcccttgctCAGgcgttattttcttttcatggCATATTGATATTGACTTTTTTGGAAATGCCTCTGTTTTTCTTTCACTTGCTGAAAATGTCTTTGCCAAATTTTTTagtccttttctttgtttcttcttatcttcctctttctttgtccaattatAAAGCAGTTCCTAGTTTTTGTTGCTATAAAGAccttttctttgtccaattATGCCTAACCCAACTCTTTCTAATTTAAATGCACTCCTTTTGTCTCACATTGTATCTGATAGAGCAGATGAAAAACGGATTATATATGCTCCTTCATTATTATAAAAAACACTCCATCTTACCTTTGGTTGTGTGTTCCCCATTTGTTTACTTATGTTCTACTGTTTCTTTGTCAAATTAATCACAGTAGATTATTACATCATCGTTGTGACGATTATATACCTTCTTTACTATTTTAATTTCTACATacacatttgtttttttttactgtttttgTTGCTATAAGTGATTTATTTGAACTTCCTGACTTTGTCTAATTAGTATCACTGAGATTGATATATTACTGAAGTTCGAAAAATGGGTTGGTTTGAATGCACTCATTTTAGTCTTATTGCATTTGATAGAACAGATGAAAATAGAGGgaaacaaaaatttcatttgCACCTTCAGGATCACAAATGAACTCTATCTCAGTTTTACTTATATGTCCCCTTTTTGTTTTCCTATATGTTCGCACTAacgacttcttttttttttcaaaatttgtaagaacTAGTTGAAACTGTAAACCTCAACATAATGAAGGTGAAGATGAGCCGGAAACAGTGAAGTAGGAAAATCTAGACTCTGTAACATGCTCATAGTCTATCTAAATATTTCGAATAATGAGCATTTTATCTTTTGCTCATTGTAATGTGTTGCTCATTTACCTTCTCAAACACCAGACATGTGAATATTGATTTAtaaaacttatttatatattaataatgtTGTCTTAAACGGTATTCTTAAAACCCGCAGCAAAGCAAAGCGCAGGCATTCATGGTTGTAACTTTCTAAAGCCATTTCTTAATTGATAAAAGCAAGAGTAGTTCAAACTAATTGGGTTAGGAATATAAATTAAACTCTTCTGACCGCCAGCGCGGAGCAGCCTGAACTTGGCTCGGCCGCTTCAAAAATCAAATCCGTTGAACTCCAATGTCCAAAATTCAAGTACTCAAATGTTCCAATGGCACTGCACTAGGAGATCTCTtcttatatatgttttattgaCTTGCTTTCGCTCTCAATCATTTAAACCATCTAGCTCTCCATCCTTGGCTCACTTGGTTTCTTCAAGCTACCTAGTATGCCATCAATTAACTTGTCCTTGTCACCGCCACACGAGTCTGTAACAAAAGAGTAGCTCTTCTGAGGTCTTTGCTTCCAGGCATGATCTGCCAAAGAAGTCCCACTCGTGGTGCCGAATCCAGATAGCTTAGAGACATTCGTGGAATCAACCGTCCTATCAACATTCTCTGACTTGTGCTTGCTGCTTTCGCCATCCTTATTGCTGTACCATGAGTCAAGGATCTGCAGCAAGGGGCTATCTTCTTTGTTCACTCTGGCTGCACGTTGTCCTTCTGATTCAGTTATAGGCGATGTCTCTTCTTCTGAATCTGAAAAATCATCTGAAAGGGATGGTTCATAATCAAAACCCGTTGATCCTATTGCCTTCCCCCTTGACTCTAATTGCACTTCATTTTTGTTGGATCCGTTGGCAACAGGGCCCAGCTCTTCCCATGGTGAGTCGCTACCATCATCCTTGCTTGACGCATCAGTTAAATTACCATCTGAATCAACTGCTGTACGACTGGCAGTATGTTTTTGGATACTCGGACCAGAAGTTTTCATATCAAACATTTTCTGAGGCTTTTGTTCCGAGTATGTGAAAGAAGGAAGGATGTGAGACGACTCTACTTTCACCCCAGGCAAGGCTTGTAATAGGGTTGCTAACTTTTGATACCCAAGCATATGCAACTCAAGGTGGTAGCCATACCTATCAAAGAACACTTTTCTGAATAAGCCCATGTTATATCCCGCTGGGTGCTCTTTCAATAGCTCATTTACAAGCTTTCGACAGTCGGCTAGTATCTCACTTCTACACCTGTCAGGAGGTGTCTTCCTAATGGTAGGTAGTGAAACTCCACTATGAGGAATATTCTGACATTTTTCCTCTCCATCATGCTCTCGTGATCTCTGCATGTCACGTTGTGATAGTTGATCCAGAAAGATGGATCTCAACCTATTTGAACCATTAGACTGATCCAAAGAACTCTTTCCACCACGATCAGTAAGTTTGAAAGGTGACATCTGGGAAGGGCATTCTTCAACCCACTTCTTTTCTGACATTAACAAGTCAACCAAGTGAAGAAGATCATCTTTGCAGAGAGATCTAAGAGACAAAGGTCCTTCCTTTTGAAGGTTGAGTGCCATTTGTTCCCTGAGACAAGTGAATAAACAAGGACACCATTAGTGATGTGTAAGCACGGAACATCAAGAACTGTATATATTAATtcagtgcaaaaaaaaaaaaaaaaaaaaaaaaaaaaaaaagcattgaaAACAATCTTGGGGTAGAAAGACCCTATGTTCAGTTTCGCATCGTTCTCGCAAACTTGAAATGGACTAATCAAATCGTATGTCCTCATGGAAGATTTGTATACCCATAGTTAATTTCCATTCCACCTGATGCAGTCATTCAACTCCATCTTCAAATTTGCTACCTCAAGGAAATATTCATAAATTTCTAATGAAGAATATGGatactttgtttttttcttctttaattattttaatataaacaGAGTGTTTAGTTACTGTCAtgccaaaagaaaattataaatcCAAAACTTCGTAGGCTTGGATTTTGATACatacacaaatatatacatatacatacatacatacatatatatatatatatatatttgtatttatataaaaaaaacttgcTCTTGCCAGACACTAAATCTGGACCATTGATTAGGTGCACTCTTGTCAAAGTGCGGTCTAGGTTTACTGGGTGACAGCACAGCATGCCACACAAAGTTTAGCAAATGAACACtatatgtatacatacataaacataaatgtATTTGTTTACAAAACCTAAGGACCTAAAACGTTAGTAAAAATATTCAAGCAACAATCTAGCAAATAAAAGAATTGTTGCAGCGAagggaagaaaaacaaaaggaagttTGAGACAGTTGTAATCTAATCATAAGATTTTTCATGATACAGAGAAACGCAAACATGAAGAGAAACTGCAGGCATCTGTATGACTATATTTGTCTATATGCAGAGcacaatacaaaaaataaaataaaataaaaatggagtAAATGCAACCTGGTCCTTGATTTGACGACAGCAACTGATCCTTTAGGTGTGTCCATAAAAGATTCCATTTCAGCCCAAAAAGAATCTGTTGAAAAGAGCTTGTTCACTTGAGAGTGATTGTCCATCAGGTTCAGTCTGTCACGGGATTGATCACTCAGTTTATCATAGCATGGGCTACTTCTCCCGAATTTACACCAATTTACTATCTGACCAAATATCCCTGGATTTGTTTTAGACTTGCTACTGGACACTGGATAGGTTGTTGCAGTTTTGTTGTCCTTAGCTGATTCATCGtgggatgaagaagatgaagctggAACACTTGATGCAGCATGCTTTTTCTCATCATTTCCCTTCACAGCATTATCAACAGAAGTATGCTGTTTCACCAGAGAGTCTTGGTCTTCCTTCTTAGTGTCATCACCAGAAGTGCAAAATTCTTCTTGACCATTGTGACTCGAAGTCCCTGAAACATTAACTCTACTGCCAAACCAATTTCTCCAAATCCTCTTAAAATAACCCACCTCAGATGAGGAATCTTGTGCAACTTCCGGAGAAAAATGAAGTTCAGTATCTTGATCTGTAGCCACTTCAACCACCTCTTCGTCAATGGGTGCCGAAGTCTTCACATTTTTTGAGGAAGGAGGGGAGAGCGACTTCTCATCAAGGGGAGAAATTTGTTGTGGTTTAGTAGAAGGCTTTATATTCTCTGAGGAAGGAGGGGATATTGACTTCTCAGCATGGGGAGAAAACTGTTGTGGCTTGGTTAAAGACTTCACATTCTCAGGGGAAAGAGGCAACTGTGACTTCACACCTGAATCTCTCAAAGAATTATTAGAAAGATGTTCCGATTCTTCACAAGGCTTTTCCGCATTTGGTTCATGGGATGTAAATCCAGACAGCTTCCTGTTGGTACTTATATTAATAGATCTGTCCTCACAACCTAACTGTGAAGCTGAATCAAGATCCCGGTCTCCAATATCACTAACAGGTTCTTTAGATGTACCTATATTGTACTCACATGGTTCAGATGATTTTGGGCTACCATGTACCAGAAATTTTCCATCACCTAATGACTTGAGCTTTAAAATATGTGGAATTGCTAAAAGAAAGCGGGAAAACTTTTTATATCCATAGAAGTCTCTATCTATATGCAAATTACATTGTGCAAGCTCCATGCGAAGTTCTGTAATGGAAATTCCATTAGGGTGTGACTTCAATATCTTATGAATTTGCTTCCTGACTGCAATAGGAATTGGACGAGGCTTAGAATCTGAACCAGGCTCAGACAACTTTTCAGTCTGTGACAATGACGGCTGCTCAATAACCGAGTATGGGTCTTCAAGAGGAACCTTGTAATGGCCATACCAAGAACCATAGGGACCATCAGGTGGTTGGTTAAAATACTTCCCAGTAAGGGTTTCACCTGTAAGCAAAGCATGCCATGGCCACATAATACTTGCAGCACTGCATAGGACACCAGGAGAATTTTCTGGACTTGCTAGCAATATATTGTAGTTATTCATTCTTAACCGGTGTaaaatgctagcaaaatccctGTCAccagaaattaaaaaaaggtgTGCTGGTGGGGGATTTTGAGAAACCCAATACATAAGATCTACAAGAAGAGACCTATCAGCACTGTTCTTTCCACCTGCACATACACAAACATTTGCAATATAATCTTATTAGGATACAATAAAGTTGTATATTTGAATGTGTGTGTGACACATGCATGGGAGACCACATGTTGAACccaattgagattgaaaatttatttCACAGAAAAATCAGTAATTATGAACTGTACTAGTACTACAGAAGGTAGATTAAGATACACATTACAATAAGCCATTGCAACCAATACGGCATAATCAAAATGGGTCAGTTGCCACTGCATTTGTGTATCAGCCAATACAGCATTAACAAACAATAGGAAATAACTCATGCCAATGTGTATACTCTAAGTTCCAACCCAACAAATAAAAGTAGAATGAGGAAAAACATAACACAGAAAACTATGAGTGAAAAACTTATGTGTTTTGTATAAGATTTTTTGTCATCGGATATAAATGGAAAAGTACTGGTAACCTGTACCAAAGCATCTGGAATTTGTTTgaatatgaataaataaataaataacatccCTTCTTAACTAATAAGAATAGCAGCATGAATTGTATCTATTTCAGATTTTGATTTCAATAAGACTTCCTTCTTTAGTCCTTAAACTTTTGTCGAAGTCATAAATCCAAAATGTTCTCCAATAATCCCAAATAGTTACAAATCATATTTACATTCCGAATCCCAAGTATAAATCGCTTACAGGCAGCATATTCACAGAGTATCATGTCATTATCAAAATTGGCTGCTTCTGATTCAGAAGTTCATGTTCTTAGTTATTCTAATTCCAAAACTCCACAAACCCATTCAACCATTCAACAATGATCAATCATCAAATGGATCTAAAAGACAGCAAGATTACATAATCTGATCTGTATAAGGAACCTAGACGTACATTCGTCATAATAACGTCAGCCAACTGTCCAAAAGAGTTGCATACAAATGAAAGGCAATAGTTAAGAATTCAAACAGAAATGCTTGAAAGACATCATATAGAGCAACCTCAGACCCTGAACAAAGTTTTTAAGCAATTACAGATGCAGAATCTTATACTTCATTAAACAGGAATCCCTTACGAAAGGCTAATATTACTGCATTAGATGCAGAATCTTTATCACAGGGCTTAATacttcttcattttattttacctAACTATATGATAGCCATACAAAAGACTCCATGCCACCTAGTCAATTACatatgagatttttattttagttaataaCATATTGAAAATGTGGTATAGCTGAAAGAAATTTTCACATTTTGGTAGTTTTTTTTCCAGGTCACACATCCACTAGGAAAAAATTGgctcttcaaatttaatttagggTCCAAATCACCATATGCTTCTTCCATCCAATAATGAAATTGGGGATATTTTTAATCATTGAACTTGGATGTGGCAACCATCAATAACTGAAAATCTTAAGTGTAAGTCATAAATCCAAATCCCATTGTTTATAATTTCACAATTACTTTACTCTTTGTGCATGTTCTCCTGTCCTTCATTTAATGACCACTGAACAGTTTCCACTTTCCAGAACCGTCATAATATGTGGAGAGAGGACTTTGTGAAAAACCATCTCATATAAAGACACTTAATCGGACAGAAAGATACTGAGTGCAAACCAGATGACTTCAGGGATACTAATTTCATACGAGTACGTGGATAGGTTGGTGGCTTTTAAGAACCGTCGGCATGGGTGCATCAGTAGGTGCGACTAATAGCTTGAGTTGGTGGGGGCTCATCACAGCTTAACTTACGGACCAAATGGCTAGTATAAACATTCCCGATGAGACTGATGGAATTGATTCAAAGTGAAAACCAAATTTCGAAAAATTACACATTCAAAACTCGATTTCATAGATGACTAGGAAAATTTTGCAATCAGTTGAAGACTGAATCATATTTAGAAGACATGAAATTTCACTAGCAATTTACAGCTCAGAGAAGAATACTAAATCATAGGAAACATTTTCAATACATACATAagacaaaaaacacaaaacaaatgtcaaaaaactcaaaatgagGAACATTTCTCTTTCAGGAAATAATTTATTCTATAAAACAATTTTAGATGGTAGGTGCCAGGACTAGGATC is a window from the Pyrus communis chromosome 16, drPyrComm1.1, whole genome shotgun sequence genome containing:
- the LOC137720628 gene encoding uncharacterized protein, encoding MRPISPKTLYRLSASSPSAPPFLLQISRLSTSSLSHHSHAHSSFRRHDEEVRNVRVSVWWDFENCNLPAGVNVFKVANAITAAIRANGIKGPIQITAFGDMLQLSRFNQEALSSTGVNLTHVPHGGKNSADRSLLVDLMYWVSQNPPPAHLFLISGDRDFASILHRLRMNNYNILLASPENSPGVLCSAASIMWPWHALLTGETLTGKYFNQPPDGPYGSWYGHYKVPLEDPYSVIEQPSLSQTEKLSEPGSDSKPRPIPIAVRKQIHKILKSHPNGISITELRMELAQCNLHIDRDFYGYKKFSRFLLAIPHILKLKSLGDGKFLVHGSPKSSEPCEYNIGTSKEPVSDIGDRDLDSASQLGCEDRSINISTNRKLSGFTSHEPNAEKPCEESEHLSNNSLRDSGVKSQLPLSPENVKSLTKPQQFSPHAEKSISPPSSENIKPSTKPQQISPLDEKSLSPPSSKNVKTSAPIDEEVVEVATDQDTELHFSPEVAQDSSSEVGYFKRIWRNWFGSRVNVSGTSSHNGQEEFCTSGDDTKKEDQDSLVKQHTSVDNAVKGNDEKKHAASSVPASSSSSHDESAKDNKTATTYPVSSSKSKTNPGIFGQIVNWCKFGRSSPCYDKLSDQSRDRLNLMDNHSQVNKLFSTDSFWAEMESFMDTPKGSVAVVKSRTREQMALNLQKEGPLSLRSLCKDDLLHLVDLLMSEKKWVEECPSQMSPFKLTDRGGKSSLDQSNGSNRLRSIFLDQLSQRDMQRSREHDGEEKCQNIPHSGVSLPTIRKTPPDRCRSEILADCRKLVNELLKEHPAGYNMGLFRKVFFDRYGYHLELHMLGYQKLATLLQALPGVKVESSHILPSFTYSEQKPQKMFDMKTSGPSIQKHTASRTAVDSDGNLTDASSKDDGSDSPWEELGPVANGSNKNEVQLESRGKAIGSTGFDYEPSLSDDFSDSEEETSPITESEGQRAARVNKEDSPLLQILDSWYSNKDGESSKHKSENVDRTVDSTNVSKLSGFGTTSGTSLADHAWKQRPQKSYSFVTDSCGGDKDKLIDGILGSLKKPSEPRMES